TCGGAGCCACTTGTCTATAAAGTCCAAACAAGAAGCCGCACCGCTCTTAAAAACGCATCTAGGAACGCTACACAAACCACAGGGGATAACGAGGAAATTGGAGATATTCCTCAGAACCCAGAACCTACTCCAACGAATATCTCCGGGGGCACCACGGCACCAGGTCCCGAACAGGAATCTCCCTCCtctcttcacaacaaagttgtaGGGAGAGAAGACTGGAGAATACCGATCATGGATTACATCCTAGAGGGAAAAATTCCACCCAACAAGTGGGAGGCTCGAAAACTCAAAGCTTTAGCAGCAAGATACTGTATAATCGAGTCAGCCCTCCACAAACGAAGTGTCTCCGGACCTTACCTAAAATGCGTTCACGGCCTAGTAGCTATGAAACTCATGAAGGAAATGCACGACGGTTCCTGTGGAAACCATTCCGGAGGCAGAGCCTTAGCCATCCGAATAAAAAGACAAGGCTACTTCTGGCCTACCATTATCGCAGATTGTGAGGTCTACTCCTCATCGTGCgacaaatgccaaaggcatgcaccGATCATACACCAACCAGCGGAAAAGCTGTCTAACATATCAGCTCCCTACCCATTCATGAGGTGGTCTATGGACATTATAGGTCCATTAGTACCTTCAGGGAAAGGAAAGAAGTTACTAAACCTCCTGGTCCTAACCGACTACTTCACGAAATGGATTGAAGCTGAAGCTTTCCAACAAATAAACAGATTCGAGGTCGAAGGATTTGTTTGGAAAAACATCGTATGCAGGCATGGCGTCccatacgaaatcgtaaccgacaaTGGAGGACAGTTCATATCCCACGACTTCAAAAGTTTCTGCGATAAATGGAACATCCGCCTCACCTTCTCATCACCTCGGCGACCTCAAGGGAACGGACAGGCGGAGGCTGCCAACAAATCAGTTTTAGCAAACCTCAAGAAACGCCTAGGAGCCCAAAAGGAGCTTTGGTCGGAAAAACTACCCGAAGTACTATGGGCCTGCCGAACCACCCCACGAAAAGCTACAGAGGAAACTCCCTTCTCCTTAGCTTATGGGATGGAAGCTGTCGTCCCAGCAGAAACCACCGCAGGTAGCCTCAGACGGGAGCTCTGCACCTCAAATCCCGCAGCTAATAACCAGCTCCTGATGGATAGCCTCGACTTGATCGAGGAAAGACGAGACCAAGCCTTGCTTCGCATTCAAAATTATCAGCAAGCAATGGCACGACACTACAATTCCAAAGTAAGGCCCCGACAGTTCGCCGTAGGGGACCTAGTGCTTAGGAAAGTGTTCGAAGGAACAAAGGAACCGGGAGCTGGAAAGTTAGGaaccaactgggaaggaccctaccgAATTATCCACATAGTACGACCCGGAGTTTACAAACTCCAGAAGGTACGAACCGGGGTACCTGAAATCCGATCGTGGAATGCCACGAACCTCAAAAGATACTATCATTAGGTACCTAAAACCCCTgaactacgtttggcttgatcccttgactgggtacgtaggcaactccGTCATGAGTGCAGCCCCAACCTCTTCTCACCAACCTCCTCACCTAAGCCAAAGGGGCAGGTGTTACCAAGAACACTTAGCCTAAAAATAGTTACTGTGTAAATAATCTGAATCATGTATTCTCTGATATCTGATATTAATAAAACGATTGATTCAGTTTCATAAACATCAAAGGTCTTAAAACCCTCCAAGAAAATTTAGGTCCCCCTAAATCGGGACCTAAGCTCAACAATCTCGAATACATTCAGGTCCCTGAAAACCTGAAcctaaggtcttaaaatccttaatacacccaaaggtcttaaaatccttaatacacccaaaggtcttaaaatccttaacataaactaaggtcttaaaatccttaacaatcagcaaggtcctaaaatccttaacaatcaaccaggtcctaaaatcctaatcaaaaccaaaaggtcttgaaacccttatcaaaatcgaaaggtcttaaaatcctaaaGAATCAGGAAAATCCCGAAATTCCTCAATTCCATCCGTTAAACTTCAAAGGCCTCGAAGTCCTTCGAATTAACTCAGGTCCCTATGAATCTAAATCCAGGTTCCTACGAACCTGAACAACCAGGTCCCAGAACCTTTCGAATCGGACTCAGGTCCCCGAGCTAAAATCAAGAACTTCTCTTTAAGGTTATCACGACCGAATATCCATTAAGCTAAATGCTTATCATAAATTAAGACTAAAGGTCCTAATCCGACTCAACGATGACAGCACACAACTCATCTGAGATTCGCAATCACTATGATTAAATGAAACGAGGTTAagttcaaaaacttaaaacagaaATAATAGCCACGATTTAAACATAAGAAAGGGTTTAAAAGCCTCCCCAGGCTATTGAAATCCAGCAAgtgttaaggtttaaaggcctCCTCAGGCACTAAGTCATAATGCATAACGAAACAAAGCCCTTAGGCCGAAGtcttaaaaacacaaaacataaagcTAAAAGAGCCGTAGCTCtcaatcttccttctcttcctgAATCGGATCACCAGCACCGGCAGGAACTCCCTCATCGACCACATTGCCATCACCTCCTATAGCTGCCTCGACTGGAGCTAAGTCAGGAGCCATCAAACCCAAATTAGAGCCATACTCCCCAGAAAAggatggattaaacatgttaATCTCGAAAGTACCTGAACTCTCCGAGATCTGGGGAAGAGGAAGCTTGCTGACCGAGAAGTCAGAGACTTGAGCCTTCTCATACGCAGTTGTCGCTTCTGGTAATAAGGCCACCAATTGGTTGTACTCCTCTTCAACGCTTTGGATCTTGTTGTTCAGCATATCCTTCAAGAGGTCGGCATTAGCTTGGAGCTCCTGAGCGTACACCAAGGCGTTGACCTCATCTTTCTTCCTAGCAAACTTCTCCTTAACACAGACCAGGATCTTGCCGTAAGCTTCGGCGACTTCTTTCTTCCCTTCCCTGACAGCCAGCTTGACTTCAGCTTCCTTGTTCTTCTGGCTATCCTGGGATGAGGCAATGAGCTCACGTACTTGATGCTCAGCTATCTTTCGAGCAGCCTCCAAATCATTGATCCTCCTGCTCTTCACCTGGATATCGAGCTTTTGACTCTCGATCTCTCCTTGCTGAGCATCGGCCTTCGAGCCTAGCCTCGTCACTTCGGCTTCGAGTTCAGAAATTCGAACCCGGGCTTGGTCAAGATCGGCTTTGGCTGCCTTAACCATCTCGGTAACCTCAGCAAGTTCACCAGCATTGGGGGCAGCACACAGAGCATTCTCAAACCTGAGCTGGGCCCTGTTAACAGCCCCAGCCAACTgcaataaatccaaaaaatatatatatcatcgtctCCAAAGAATGTAAACAAAGAACAGATAGAGATCACGTACCTGACCCATACAGTGAGCAATATCGAGATACTCATCTCGGTTAGTCAGGTCCTTGAGCGCTGGAAGGGGACATCCCACGCTCTTCAGGTGCCTCATTATCGCAGCTAGGCCCCAAGAGTCGTCCAGGATCGACCCAGGCTTCGAATGGGTAAAGCTCCACCCAACAGTCCCTCCtctagaggacgaggaagaagaacggGTGGGAGCTCCGCCCTGATCGGTCCTGGGCCTCTTGTGTCTCGACGGCTCGACCTCAGAGGTACCC
This region of Brassica napus cultivar Da-Ae chromosome C5, Da-Ae, whole genome shotgun sequence genomic DNA includes:
- the LOC106350131 gene encoding uncharacterized protein LOC106350131 isoform X1, whose amino-acid sequence is MTLRPSFRSRGNPSKAASASRGSDRNQGGSFLISMKEVLDDGGSKPVVETTPTEVVAQDAAPLPEVQVPEADYQAPKGTSEVEPSRHKRPRTDQGGAPTRSSSSSSRGGTVGWSFTHSKPGSILDDSWGLAAIMRHLKSVGCPLPALKDLTNRDEYLDIAHCMGQLAGAVNRAQLRFENALCAAPNAGELAEVTEMVKAAKADLDQARVRISELEAEVTRLGSKADAQQGEIESQKLDIQVKSRRINDLEAARKIAEHQVRELIASSQDSQKNKEAEVKLAVREGKKEVAEAYGKILVCVKEKFARKKDEVNALVYAQELQANADLLKDMLNNKIQSVEEEYNQLVALLPEATTAYEKAQVSDFSVSKLPLPQISESSAPVEAAIGGDGNVVDEGVPAGAGDPIQEEKED
- the LOC106350131 gene encoding uncharacterized protein LOC106350131 isoform X2 encodes the protein MTLRPSFRSRGNPSKAASASRGSDRNQGGSFLISMKEVLDDGGSKPVVETTPTEVVAQDAAPLPEVQVPEADYQAPKGTSEVEPSRHKRPRTDQGGAPTRSSSSSSRGGTVGWSFTHSKPGSILDDSWGLAAIMRHLKSVGCPLPALKDLTNRDEYLDIAHCMGQLAGAVNRAQLRFENALCAAPNAGELAEVTEMVKAAKADLDQARVRISELEAEVTRLGSKADAQQGEIESQKLDIQVKSRRINDLEAARKIAEHQVRELIASSQDSQKNKEAEVKLAVREGKKEVAEAYGKILVCVKEKFARKKDEVNALVYAQELQANADLLKDMLNNKIQSVEEEYNQLVALLPEATTAYEKAQVSDFSVSKLPLPQISESSVEAAIGGDGNVVDEGVPAGAGDPIQEEKED